One Oncorhynchus kisutch isolate 150728-3 linkage group LG11, Okis_V2, whole genome shotgun sequence genomic region harbors:
- the dennd10 gene encoding DENN domain-containing protein 10, which produces MAAPETQLMLSIGLIEKDVNADTLWVWCYPSVSAELREVLLSKCCLTQDSQGLNTFVFGQFCRTWYYISTVEVQEPTALKKVTHFSLVVTAKDFNPEKYAAFSRVLCRMYIKHGSPVKMVEGYIAVLTKGICQSDENGSFLIKDYDVRKAYLAGSVKDVVSQFGMETIILYTALMLKKRIVVHHPRIEALLEFTRALPALTWHRKDWSILHPYVHLTDSELENLRTCTGYVAGFVDPQVSNRPDLFDVYVNLPDTEITVSQSAKEAMAMGKLHKDIGLVIVQSAEDADRTDGQVIKDISIKTREILANLASLAEDCEDSKITLETLKQRHFPPATENFLFHLAAAEQLLKI; this is translated from the exons ATGGCGGCACCAGAAACTCAGCTCATGCTAAGCATTGGATTAATTG AGAAAGACGTGAATGCAGACACCTTGTGGGTGTGGTGCTATCCCTCAGTCAGTGCTGAGCTCCGGGAGGTCCTGCTCAGTAAATGCTGTCTCACACAGGACAGCCAGGGCCTGAACACCTTTGTGTTCGGCCAGTTCTGCCGTACCTGGTACTACATATCCACTGTAGAGGTACAGGAACCCACCGCCCTAAAGAAG gtCACACATTTTTCATTAGTTGTCACAGCAAAGGACTTCAACCCTGAGAAGTATGCAGCATTCAGTCGAGTACTATGCAG AATGTACATCAAACATGGGAGCCCAGTGAAAATGGTGGAGGGTTACATTGCAGTCCTCACCAAAGGCATCTGCCAGAGTGATGAGAATGGCTCCTTTCTCATCAAGGACTACGATGTCAGGAAGGCGTACTTAGCAGGCTCAGTGAAAG ATGTGGTGTCCCAGTTTGGGATGGAGACTATCATCCTGTACACAGCCCTTATGCTAAAGAAGAGGATTGTGGTCCATCACCCTCGGATTGAAGCACTGTTGGAGTTCACAAG AGCTCTTCCAGCTCTGACATGGCACAGGAAAGACTGGTCCATTCTGCACCCTTATGTCCACCTGACTGACAGTGAGCTGGAGAATCTCAGGACATGCACTG GATATGTGGCAGGATTTGTTGACCCACAAGTGAGCAACAGACCGGACTTGTTTgatgtgtatgtaaacctcccaGATACTGAGATTACCGTATCCCAGAGTGCCAAAG AGGCCATGGCTATGGGAAAGTTGCACAAAGACATTGGCCTCGTCATTGTCCAGTCTGCAGAGGATGCTGATAGAACAGATGGGCAGGTTATCAAG GACATTTCCATAAAGACGAGGGAGATCCTTGCTAACCTGGCGTCCTTAGCTGAGGACTGTGAGGACTCTAAAATCACCCTGGAGACCTTAAAGCAGCGTCACTTCCCGCCTGCTACCGAAAACTTCTTGTTCCACTTGGCAGCTGCTGAGCAGCTTCTCAAGATATGA